The following are encoded in a window of Prevotella melaninogenica genomic DNA:
- a CDS encoding RagB/SusD family nutrient uptake outer membrane protein, with protein sequence MKYLLRPLFFLTILTLTGCLDENSKDSLDEQHTYTTERDVYVNAVATLYNYIGSDKDSEGLQGTYRGVYDYNTFTTDEAIIPVRGGDWYDGGFWADLYTHNWAEDSKPLYDTWKYLYKVIVFSNDALTTIDKHKQLLTEEQYKAYRAEVRAIRALYYYYLMDMFGNIPLVTTAGESTENAEQASRPEVYRFIVKELQEVTPLLPKGHSNLLGKNYGRVTRSVANFLLAKLMLNGEVYSDADWTDNQQPNGKQTYFTINGQQMNIWQACKYYCDKVTADGFTLATNYLSNFSVNNENSPENIFTIPLDKHLYKNQFQYLFRSRHYSHGGAFGTSSENGACATISTVKTFGNGTSNVDKRYAYNLYSDTVRVDGNIIYLENGKPLVYMPLAVELNLTNSPYIKTAGARMAKYEVDRTAFNDGKSPDNDIVLFRYADVLLMKAEAAVRNGENGNTELNLVRSRSGMGNRTATLDNILAERLMELMWEGWRRNDLIRFNRFHQSYDLRTAPETEADRHTIVFPIPSRALDLNEKLKQNKGYKR encoded by the coding sequence ATGAAATACTTACTTCGCCCACTCTTTTTTCTAACTATCCTCACATTGACAGGTTGCCTGGACGAGAATAGCAAAGACAGCCTCGATGAACAACATACCTACACGACAGAAAGAGATGTATATGTCAATGCAGTCGCTACCTTGTATAACTACATAGGAAGTGATAAAGACAGTGAGGGATTACAAGGTACTTATCGTGGTGTATATGATTATAATACATTCACAACCGATGAAGCTATCATACCTGTCCGTGGTGGAGACTGGTATGATGGAGGCTTCTGGGCTGATTTATATACACATAACTGGGCAGAAGACAGCAAACCGCTCTACGATACATGGAAGTATCTCTATAAAGTAATTGTATTCAGTAATGATGCACTTACAACTATCGACAAACATAAACAATTGCTTACAGAGGAGCAGTACAAGGCTTATAGGGCGGAAGTTAGGGCTATCCGTGCCTTATACTACTATTACCTTATGGATATGTTTGGAAATATACCATTAGTAACGACGGCTGGCGAAAGTACTGAAAACGCAGAACAAGCAAGTCGCCCTGAGGTATATCGGTTTATTGTAAAAGAACTACAAGAAGTCACCCCACTACTTCCTAAAGGTCATAGTAACCTTCTTGGCAAGAACTATGGACGTGTCACACGTTCTGTAGCCAACTTCCTTCTTGCTAAGTTGATGCTGAATGGTGAGGTTTATTCTGATGCTGATTGGACAGATAATCAACAACCTAATGGTAAGCAAACCTACTTTACCATCAATGGTCAGCAGATGAATATATGGCAAGCCTGCAAATATTACTGTGATAAGGTGACTGCTGATGGCTTTACCTTAGCAACTAATTATCTCAGCAACTTCTCTGTTAACAACGAGAATTCACCAGAGAATATCTTTACTATCCCGCTCGACAAACACCTTTACAAGAACCAATTCCAGTATCTCTTCCGCTCTCGTCACTACTCACATGGCGGTGCCTTCGGTACAAGCTCTGAGAATGGAGCCTGTGCAACTATTTCAACAGTGAAGACTTTCGGCAATGGTACCAGTAATGTTGACAAGCGATATGCCTATAACCTCTACTCTGACACAGTTCGGGTAGATGGAAATATCATATATTTAGAGAATGGCAAACCACTTGTTTATATGCCACTTGCTGTAGAGTTAAATCTCACCAACAGCCCTTATATCAAGACGGCAGGAGCAAGAATGGCTAAATATGAGGTGGACCGTACCGCCTTTAACGATGGTAAAAGTCCTGACAACGACATTGTTCTCTTCCGTTATGCCGATGTATTGCTAATGAAGGCTGAAGCTGCAGTACGCAACGGCGAGAATGGTAATACTGAACTGAACCTCGTTCGCAGCCGTAGTGGCATGGGAAATAGAACTGCTACATTAGATAACATTCTTGCTGAACGCCTGATGGAACTAATGTGGGAGGGTTGGCGTCGTAATGATCTCATCCGCTTCAATCGTTTCCATCAGTCCTACGACCTTCGTACTGCACCCGAAACAGAAGCCGACCGTCATACAATCGTCTTCCCTATCCCATCACGTGCATTAGACCTCAACGAAAAGCTGAAACAGAATAAAGGGTATAAACGCTAA
- a CDS encoding histidine-type phosphatase, with product MRKQITLLCMMAFLSSAHVTAQSFRKDIDARPELSASNGVAYPTPSGKLTTPPAGYVPVYISHYGRHGSRYLLSRQDYTRPLQVLERADSAGVLSEKGRETMGKIRRMYAESYKRWGELTPLGAEQHKQIARRMFKRFPSVFRDSVWVDAKSTVVIRCILSMENALQELLRQNPHLRIRHDASEHDMYYMNFSDKKLAQQKESEEVKETMKDWEKRNMNYQPLMSRLFKNADYVDKNVNAEQLTTDLFSLAGFVQNSEIRHSLSLYDIFTPDERYRLWQRTNVWWYLHFAGAPQSGAKQPFSQRNLLRNIITEADSCLALPHPGATLRFGHETMVMPLACLLVLNGSYVQVFQVDSLEAKGWIGSRIFPMAANIQLVFYKNPKADVLVKALLNEEEATLPLPPTSKPYYYKWSDFRRFFLNLINNYRD from the coding sequence ATGAGAAAACAAATTACTCTACTATGTATGATGGCTTTCCTGTCTTCGGCACATGTGACAGCACAGTCTTTCAGAAAAGATATTGATGCGAGGCCAGAACTATCTGCAAGTAATGGGGTAGCCTATCCTACGCCTTCAGGAAAACTTACGACACCCCCTGCTGGCTATGTCCCAGTCTATATCTCTCACTATGGACGGCATGGCTCACGTTATCTTTTATCACGGCAAGACTATACTCGACCGCTGCAGGTACTTGAGCGAGCTGATTCCGCTGGTGTCCTCAGTGAGAAAGGTAGGGAAACAATGGGTAAGATACGTCGTATGTATGCTGAGTCATACAAGCGTTGGGGCGAGTTGACACCATTGGGTGCTGAGCAGCATAAGCAGATTGCACGACGAATGTTTAAACGTTTCCCATCTGTTTTTCGTGATTCTGTGTGGGTGGATGCCAAGTCAACGGTGGTTATCCGTTGTATTCTCTCCATGGAGAATGCCTTGCAGGAACTCTTGCGACAGAATCCTCATTTGCGAATTCGCCATGATGCGAGTGAACATGATATGTATTACATGAACTTTTCAGACAAGAAACTTGCTCAACAAAAGGAGAGTGAGGAGGTTAAAGAAACTATGAAGGATTGGGAGAAACGCAATATGAATTATCAGCCATTGATGTCCCGCCTTTTTAAAAATGCTGATTATGTTGACAAGAATGTCAATGCAGAGCAGCTGACAACCGACCTCTTTAGCCTTGCTGGTTTTGTGCAGAACTCGGAGATACGTCATTCGTTATCGTTATATGATATTTTTACGCCTGATGAACGTTATCGTCTTTGGCAGCGAACCAATGTTTGGTGGTATCTACACTTTGCAGGTGCACCTCAGAGTGGTGCTAAACAGCCTTTCTCTCAGCGTAATCTCTTGCGTAATATTATCACTGAAGCAGATTCTTGTCTTGCGCTTCCACATCCAGGAGCTACACTTCGTTTCGGACATGAAACAATGGTTATGCCGTTGGCTTGCCTACTTGTTTTGAATGGTAGTTACGTACAAGTGTTTCAGGTTGATAGTCTTGAAGCAAAGGGTTGGATAGGTTCACGCATCTTCCCAATGGCAGCTAATATTCAGCTTGTGTTCTATAAGAACCCAAAAGCAGACGTTCTTGTAAAGGCACTGCTCAATGAGGAAGAAGCGACGCTACCATTGCCTCCGACCTCTAAACCTTATTACTATAAGTGGAGTGATTTCAGACGTTTCTTCTTGAATCTGATTAATAATTATCGTGATTAG
- a CDS encoding transglutaminase domain-containing protein, giving the protein MKKILLSLFLAAVSLSSYAQHFITDPNFRQKVENAFQAKMKVIGKKFYNTKELRVSPEEEEALRFLYAYMPIADATDYPTTYHLKNIRTALRTRKSMAWGKDVPELLFRHFVLPMRVNNEPLDSSRAIFYRELSERVKGLPMKEAILEVNHWCHERVTYEPSDARTSSPLQSIRTGRGRCGEESTFTVAALRSIGIPARQVYTPRWAHTDDNHAWVEAWADGKWYFLGACEPEPVLNLAWFNEPASRAMLMHTRAFGDYEGPEEVMLRTNNFTEINLIDNYGSTSKIDFKIVDKDGKPIDNAKVDFKIYNYAEFYTAVSKYTGTDGTTFLSAGKGDMIVWASKDGQFGFAKATFGKDKSITIKLDYNEQNMPKEADLDIVPPASNTTLPAVTKAQRDENTRRLTYEDSIRHAYIATFPTAESMKDYRYPAATPYIIKARGNWKTIQAFVEKYANQQERALKLLSTLSDKDLRDMPMYILEDNMKAKSSQLSPRVESEMILTPFKQFFEKAFAKETASFRKNPALLVEWIRKNIRMNPDTRAMRIPQTPRSVWESRITDSRSRDIFFVDVARSLGIEARMDPVAWKIQYKQDGKWVDVDFDAAAQQTAKTGKLVLTFTPDGFLDDPKYYSHFSISKIVYGQTWLMNFDEGQVDMGGGATWSNTFKNGATLDEGTYILVTGQRMADGSVLAHSRFFQIKPGETTTLPLDVRQESEGVKVIGSFNSEDLFDKDGQNVSILSQTGRGYYVLGVLGIGQEPTNHALHDIEKMKDKLDKWGRPFVLLFKNEAEAKKFQAQKGEFPNLPAKTIFGIDKDGTIQQEIVKEMKLRNTEQLPIFIIADTFNRIVFLSQGYTIGLGEQLVKTSSKL; this is encoded by the coding sequence ATGAAGAAAATCTTATTGAGTCTGTTTCTTGCTGCTGTCAGCCTTTCAAGTTATGCACAGCACTTTATAACAGACCCTAATTTCAGACAGAAAGTAGAAAATGCATTCCAAGCCAAGATGAAGGTTATTGGAAAGAAGTTCTATAATACAAAGGAACTTCGGGTATCTCCTGAGGAGGAGGAAGCCTTACGCTTCTTGTATGCTTATATGCCTATCGCCGATGCGACGGACTATCCTACAACGTATCATCTTAAAAATATACGCACCGCCTTACGCACAAGAAAGTCGATGGCATGGGGAAAGGATGTTCCAGAATTACTTTTCAGACATTTCGTTCTGCCTATGCGTGTGAACAACGAACCGCTCGACAGTTCGCGTGCTATCTTCTATCGTGAACTTAGTGAGCGTGTAAAAGGGCTTCCCATGAAGGAGGCTATCCTTGAGGTAAACCACTGGTGCCATGAGCGTGTTACCTACGAGCCTTCAGATGCTCGTACATCTTCACCTTTACAGTCTATCCGCACTGGCCGTGGACGTTGTGGAGAAGAGAGCACCTTTACGGTAGCTGCACTTCGTTCTATCGGTATTCCAGCTCGTCAGGTATATACTCCTCGCTGGGCACATACGGACGACAATCATGCTTGGGTAGAAGCTTGGGCGGATGGTAAATGGTATTTCTTAGGTGCTTGTGAACCAGAACCAGTACTCAACCTTGCTTGGTTTAACGAACCTGCATCACGTGCAATGCTCATGCACACACGTGCTTTCGGTGATTATGAGGGTCCAGAGGAGGTGATGCTACGTACCAATAACTTCACCGAGATTAATCTCATCGACAACTATGGCAGTACGTCTAAGATTGATTTTAAGATTGTTGACAAGGATGGTAAGCCTATTGACAACGCAAAGGTAGACTTCAAGATTTATAATTATGCCGAGTTCTATACAGCTGTGTCTAAGTACACTGGTACTGATGGAACGACCTTTCTCTCTGCTGGTAAGGGTGATATGATTGTCTGGGCATCAAAGGATGGACAGTTTGGCTTTGCTAAAGCTACCTTTGGAAAGGATAAGTCAATCACCATCAAACTGGATTATAACGAGCAAAATATGCCTAAGGAGGCTGATCTCGACATCGTTCCACCTGCTTCTAACACTACATTACCTGCCGTTACCAAGGCACAGCGGGATGAGAATACGCGTCGTTTGACCTATGAGGATTCTATCCGTCATGCTTACATTGCCACCTTCCCAACAGCAGAGTCAATGAAGGATTATCGCTATCCAGCAGCCACCCCTTATATTATAAAGGCACGTGGAAATTGGAAGACTATTCAGGCATTTGTTGAGAAGTATGCTAATCAGCAGGAACGTGCACTAAAGTTGCTCAGTACTTTGAGCGACAAGGACCTTCGTGACATGCCAATGTATATCTTAGAGGATAACATGAAGGCAAAGAGTAGCCAGCTCTCTCCACGTGTTGAGAGTGAAATGATTCTCACACCGTTCAAGCAATTCTTTGAGAAAGCCTTTGCAAAGGAGACTGCAAGTTTCCGTAAGAATCCTGCTTTGTTGGTTGAATGGATTAGAAAGAATATCCGCATGAATCCTGATACTCGTGCGATGAGAATTCCACAGACCCCAAGAAGCGTATGGGAGAGCCGTATTACCGATAGTCGTAGCCGTGATATCTTCTTCGTGGATGTAGCTCGCAGTCTTGGTATTGAGGCTCGTATGGACCCTGTGGCATGGAAGATTCAGTATAAACAAGATGGCAAATGGGTGGATGTTGACTTTGATGCAGCAGCTCAGCAAACTGCTAAGACTGGTAAATTAGTACTGACATTCACTCCTGACGGCTTCCTCGATGATCCTAAGTATTATAGCCATTTCAGCATTAGTAAGATTGTTTATGGACAGACATGGCTGATGAACTTTGACGAAGGACAGGTAGATATGGGTGGCGGTGCTACTTGGTCGAACACCTTTAAGAATGGTGCTACACTCGATGAGGGTACCTACATCCTCGTGACTGGTCAGCGTATGGCAGATGGTAGTGTACTTGCACACAGCCGTTTCTTCCAGATTAAACCAGGCGAAACGACCACTCTCCCACTCGATGTACGCCAAGAAAGCGAAGGTGTGAAGGTGATTGGTAGCTTCAATAGCGAAGACTTGTTTGATAAAGACGGTCAGAACGTTTCTATCCTAAGTCAGACTGGACGCGGATATTATGTCCTCGGCGTATTGGGTATTGGTCAGGAGCCAACTAACCACGCACTCCATGATATTGAAAAGATGAAGGATAAACTCGATAAATGGGGTCGTCCATTCGTCTTACTCTTCAAGAACGAGGCGGAAGCTAAGAAGTTCCAAGCACAGAAGGGTGAGTTCCCTAACCTCCCTGCGAAGACTATCTTCGGTATTGATAAGGATGGAACCATCCAGCAAGAGATAGTGAAAGAGATGAAACTCCGCAATACTGAACAGCTACCAATATTCATTATCGCTGATACCTTCAATCGTATTGTCTTCCTTTCTCAAGGATATACAATCGGATTGGGTGAGCAGCTCGTTAAAACAAGTAGTAAACTTTAA
- a CDS encoding C1 family peptidase — protein MRKKMFIACGLLSCVLTLQAQTKDGGIDAQMLQQIQKSGLTKSDRALSNAIATNSIDDLARNFRNSGPVDTYFSVETPKQNIQDQKSSGRCWLFTGLNVLRANFARRHKDTLRVEYSHVYLSFYDQLEKANLMLQGVIDNAGKSLDDPRVQFFFKNPISDGGTFCGVSDLVEKYGVVPMEAMQETYSAENTSRMARIVSSKLREYGLELRMMVADKKSKATIKARKTEMLGNIYHILSLSLGEPVKTFTFAFKDKNGKQIGKAKTYTPQGFYKETVGGPLNGTFIMAMNDPRRPYYKTYEIEYDRHTYDGHNWKYVNLPMEDIAKMAIASLKDSTKMYTSYDVGKQLDRKRGYLDLDNYDYGTLFGTSFPMNKAERIATFDSGSTHAMTLTAVDLDENGQPKKWKVENSWSASYGQNGYLIMSNPWFNEYTFRLVVDNKYVPENIMKAAQQKPIMVVPEDPLFQEDM, from the coding sequence ATGAGAAAGAAAATGTTTATAGCCTGTGGCTTGCTAAGTTGTGTGCTTACACTTCAGGCACAGACGAAAGATGGTGGTATTGATGCACAGATGTTGCAGCAGATTCAGAAGTCTGGATTGACTAAGTCTGACCGTGCTTTATCGAATGCAATCGCCACAAATTCTATTGATGACCTTGCTCGTAACTTCCGTAACTCAGGACCTGTAGATACCTATTTCAGTGTGGAGACACCGAAGCAGAATATTCAGGACCAGAAAAGTTCTGGTCGTTGCTGGCTCTTTACAGGACTGAATGTGCTGCGTGCTAACTTTGCTCGCCGCCATAAGGATACATTGAGAGTAGAGTATTCTCATGTTTACCTCTCTTTCTATGACCAGTTAGAGAAGGCAAACTTGATGTTGCAGGGTGTGATAGACAATGCTGGTAAGTCATTAGACGACCCACGTGTGCAGTTCTTCTTTAAGAATCCTATCAGTGATGGCGGTACGTTCTGCGGTGTATCTGACTTGGTTGAGAAGTATGGTGTTGTACCAATGGAAGCCATGCAAGAAACCTATTCAGCTGAAAACACCTCTCGTATGGCAAGGATTGTGTCATCAAAACTACGTGAGTATGGTCTGGAACTGCGTATGATGGTAGCTGACAAGAAGTCAAAGGCAACTATCAAGGCACGCAAGACAGAGATGTTGGGTAATATCTATCATATACTCTCACTTTCTTTGGGTGAGCCAGTGAAGACCTTTACCTTTGCTTTCAAGGATAAGAACGGTAAGCAGATTGGTAAGGCTAAGACCTATACACCACAGGGATTCTATAAGGAGACAGTAGGAGGTCCACTCAATGGAACCTTTATTATGGCAATGAACGACCCTCGTCGTCCTTACTATAAGACTTACGAGATAGAGTATGACCGTCATACCTACGATGGTCATAACTGGAAGTATGTGAACCTTCCAATGGAAGATATTGCGAAGATGGCTATAGCTTCGCTGAAAGACTCAACAAAGATGTACACCAGTTATGATGTTGGTAAGCAGCTCGACCGCAAGCGTGGTTATCTTGACTTGGATAACTATGACTATGGAACACTTTTTGGAACAAGCTTCCCAATGAACAAGGCAGAGCGTATAGCAACCTTCGATAGTGGTTCAACCCATGCGATGACGCTTACTGCAGTAGACTTAGATGAGAATGGTCAGCCAAAGAAATGGAAGGTAGAGAACTCTTGGAGTGCCTCTTATGGTCAGAATGGTTACTTGATTATGAGTAATCCTTGGTTCAATGAATACACCTTCCGTCTGGTTGTTGATAATAAGTACGTACCAGAGAATATCATGAAGGCTGCTCAGCAGAAACCAATAATGGTTGTTCCTGAGGACCCATTGTTCCAAGAGGATATGTAA
- a CDS encoding SusC/RagA family TonB-linked outer membrane protein produces MARQHFLTHSLVCCLLLIGSTDIANAQRRPKAITTKQKQPLFLMSDTLPIVGSMAKVGEKQMNKGLVNSAINALSGQAVGVNVVTNGQDRMAMLTSVRVRGTTSLTGGNDPLVLIDGVSSDLSTLSTIYPADIESFTILKNASETSKYGSRGASGVIEVKTKRGNGSKFQIYYDGTAGFDVVYKRLRMLNAAEYISAAKALGLDYVDKGYDTNFQKEIVRTGFVNSHHVAFIGGSEKSNYRASLGYVRGQTVIKNKDYNNFVAKLDISQLAFDEKLKIDFGAFGSSQQDEKIFDIQALSYSTAAMNPTLPFHKTGNGWQRNGNASQIGPTEPLLFERNDEKNLTFNSHLQLSLQLTHNLQLAALGSYSYTSTENGRFAPTWVWAQGLAYRGERKTEDMLGNISLDWKYRWGANNLSATILAEYQKKKTAAFWTQVKGLTNNYFGYDNLGAASDRPYGGTGSSYADPSLASFMGTLTYTLLDRYTLNLTTRADGSSMVGKDHTWGIFPSISATWDMKKESFLRNNKSISLLNLRTGYGRSGNLGGISSYLTLRQYIPVGLISYNGTPTVTMGTLRNSNPDLRWETRSTFNIGTDLGLFNNRLLLTAEYYYSKTTDMLYEYDVPVPTFAFDKLLANIGSMSNSGFELGIGVVPISKKDMELNVNVNMAWQKNKLLSLNGKHNGRQMTASDITPIGGMNGAGFHGGYNDIIYQIVGQPLGVFYLPHSKGIVDNGHGHNKYDIADLNNDNVIDLSDHGDRYIAGQATPKMTLGSNISFRYKAFDISLQMNGAFGHKIFNGTTLSFLNMSNFPDYNVLAEAPARNIVDQNVTDYWLEKGDYLNFDYLTIGWNTPVKNKYINSLRVSFSINNLATITSYSGLTPIINSYVVDNTLGIDDKRTYPPYRTYSIGVSIKF; encoded by the coding sequence ATGGCCAGACAACACTTCCTAACCCATTCACTTGTTTGCTGCCTTTTACTAATTGGCTCTACAGATATTGCAAATGCGCAAAGAAGACCTAAAGCCATTACAACAAAACAAAAGCAGCCGTTATTCCTCATGAGTGACACCCTACCTATCGTCGGTTCAATGGCAAAGGTAGGTGAGAAACAGATGAATAAAGGTTTGGTAAACTCTGCAATTAATGCCCTTTCCGGACAAGCCGTTGGTGTAAATGTCGTTACGAATGGGCAGGATCGTATGGCAATGCTGACCAGTGTGCGTGTTCGTGGTACGACATCGCTTACTGGTGGTAATGACCCTTTGGTCCTTATAGATGGTGTTTCATCTGATTTATCTACCCTATCCACCATTTATCCTGCTGATATCGAAAGCTTTACAATCCTCAAGAATGCTTCAGAAACATCTAAGTATGGTTCACGAGGAGCATCGGGTGTTATCGAAGTAAAGACAAAGCGAGGCAATGGTAGCAAGTTCCAGATCTACTATGACGGAACTGCTGGCTTCGATGTTGTATACAAACGACTTCGAATGCTAAATGCTGCGGAGTATATTAGTGCTGCAAAAGCATTGGGATTAGACTATGTTGACAAAGGTTATGACACTAACTTTCAAAAAGAAATAGTACGAACAGGTTTCGTAAACTCACACCACGTGGCTTTTATTGGAGGCAGTGAGAAGTCTAATTATCGTGCCTCATTAGGCTATGTGCGCGGTCAAACGGTTATTAAAAACAAGGATTACAATAACTTCGTGGCTAAGTTAGACATCTCACAGCTTGCCTTTGACGAGAAACTAAAGATAGACTTTGGTGCCTTCGGTTCATCTCAACAAGATGAAAAGATATTTGATATTCAAGCACTTTCCTACTCTACTGCTGCGATGAATCCAACACTCCCATTCCACAAAACAGGAAACGGATGGCAGAGGAATGGCAACGCATCACAGATAGGACCAACAGAACCATTGCTGTTTGAGCGCAACGATGAGAAGAATCTTACGTTCAATTCACATCTGCAGTTGTCCTTACAGCTAACACATAACCTTCAGTTAGCAGCTTTAGGTTCCTATTCTTACACCTCAACGGAGAACGGAAGGTTTGCTCCAACATGGGTATGGGCACAAGGATTAGCATATAGAGGAGAACGAAAGACCGAGGATATGTTAGGTAACATCTCTCTTGATTGGAAATATCGTTGGGGGGCTAACAATCTGTCTGCCACCATTCTTGCTGAATATCAGAAAAAGAAGACAGCAGCTTTTTGGACACAAGTAAAGGGATTAACCAACAATTACTTTGGTTATGACAATCTTGGGGCTGCTTCTGACCGTCCTTATGGAGGAACTGGCAGTAGTTATGCCGACCCAAGTCTTGCCTCTTTTATGGGTACACTTACCTACACACTGCTCGACCGATACACACTTAATCTGACAACACGTGCAGATGGTTCGTCAATGGTTGGCAAAGACCATACGTGGGGTATCTTCCCTTCTATCTCAGCAACCTGGGATATGAAGAAAGAAAGTTTCCTACGCAACAATAAAAGCATTAGTCTTCTGAACCTTCGAACTGGTTATGGTCGATCTGGAAACCTTGGTGGAATCAGTTCTTATTTGACCTTAAGGCAATATATCCCAGTAGGTTTAATCTCGTATAATGGTACGCCAACAGTCACAATGGGTACCTTACGCAACAGCAATCCTGACCTACGTTGGGAGACGCGCAGCACCTTTAATATTGGTACTGACCTTGGATTGTTCAACAATCGTCTGCTCCTTACAGCAGAGTATTACTATTCCAAGACTACCGATATGCTTTACGAATATGACGTACCTGTGCCAACTTTCGCCTTCGACAAACTATTGGCAAATATCGGTTCTATGTCTAACAGTGGTTTTGAGTTGGGTATTGGCGTCGTTCCTATATCAAAGAAAGACATGGAACTCAATGTCAATGTCAATATGGCATGGCAAAAGAACAAGCTCCTTTCTCTCAATGGTAAACATAATGGAAGGCAGATGACTGCATCAGACATAACACCAATTGGCGGTATGAATGGCGCAGGTTTCCATGGTGGATATAATGATATTATCTATCAGATTGTAGGTCAACCCTTAGGAGTTTTCTATCTTCCTCACAGCAAAGGAATCGTTGACAACGGACATGGACACAACAAATACGACATTGCTGATTTGAACAATGATAATGTAATCGACCTCAGCGATCATGGTGACCGATATATCGCAGGACAAGCAACACCTAAGATGACCTTAGGTTCTAACATAAGTTTCAGATACAAAGCATTCGATATTTCCTTACAGATGAATGGTGCTTTCGGACATAAGATATTTAACGGAACAACTCTTTCTTTCCTGAACATGTCAAACTTCCCTGACTATAATGTCCTTGCTGAAGCTCCAGCACGGAATATTGTTGACCAGAATGTGACGGATTATTGGTTGGAAAAAGGTGATTATCTAAACTTTGATTATCTTACGATAGGTTGGAATACGCCTGTTAAAAACAAATATATCAACTCACTACGTGTGTCTTTTAGCATCAATAACCTCGCAACAATAACAAGTTATAGTGGCTTAACACCGATAATCAATAGCTATGTAGTAGATAACACCTTAGGTATTGATGACAAACGTACCTATCCTCCTTATCGCACTTACTCTATCGGTGTGAGTATTAAGTTCTAA